The Triticum urartu cultivar G1812 chromosome 6, Tu2.1, whole genome shotgun sequence genome includes the window TTTCcagaaatttgaaatggggatgacagaacccccagcccCGCTGAAAACAACTAGGCCTTACTAAaatcattttcaatgaacctgaaaatgcccttctaaaaagtccacccttttgtcttgggttagaacctctgacaaaatgggttcacaattttctaggtcatcacaagatcattgaattaaatcatatgtaacttgcatttgggcatttaaatgctagtaaatattttaaatgtccaaataatcccaaactgaaatgttccatgttggataTGTTCCATACAGTGAGCATGTGCAGTTTGGTGAATTTTGGAAATGCCTAGGTATTTTTAGAAATGCCACAAACTTGcagaaataaaagaaaacaaaaaataaaggaAAAACAACTTACCTGGCCGCAACCCACCacccagcccacctggcggcccagcactgtgctggcccatgccagccagctgcttcttccccgtcaggcaggcagggaggtgacgccggcgtGCGTGAGCTCGCCACGGCGCCACCTGCTTGCCGCTTCGCCTCTAGACATGCTGGTCAACCTCCATGTTGCCCCCTCGACCGCCTGGACACCCCCACACgccccctgcctctctccctcgccctctcctGCCATGGCCGACGTTGCCGCTGCCGCACCGCCGACGTAGACGCGCCCACCGTCGTCCCCGCGTCGCGCCACCATGTCCAGAAGCGCCGCCGCCCTCCTCTCCGTTGAgaaggccgagccccgagcgctcgcttgCCCCGAAGCCACTGCAACGACCTCGCCCAACTCCACCACCGCCGGAGATCCCCTTCACCGTCACCGCCGCACCAGCTTGTCCCCAACCTCGCCGTCTGCTCCGTCGTGATCGCTAtgagctcagccacctccccaTCCTTCCCGTTCTCTCTCTCGAGCACCATAGCGACCGCACGAAACTTCaccgcacgcgccgccgccgagctcgtcaccgacgaggctccggccaccCCACCTTGTACACTACACTCACCGCATCGCCAGGAACCCGTAGCACCACCGCACGCCCCTTGCCGTGCCCCCTAGCGACGGGTTCGACCTCGCTCGAACTCCGGCAGCCGCACAGCTCGTCGCCGGTGTTGTTTCCGGCGACCCCGagcccaaccaccaccaccactcgacgcggctcacACCCCGCATCACGTAGACATGCTCCGCTGTCGTTTTGGTCGCCGAAGCACGAAACCCGCACTGccccgccgcgtctggcctcgccggtggctaaacgccggcgagtttgactccgctgacccagtttgacctcgggtgggcccagtttgaccctcccagggtcactgacatgtgggccatgCCCCTGTTTAGTTTAGTGTTAGATTAGTTAACGCTAACCAATTTAGTTAATGGGTtgactcactgacatgtgggcccaggccctaattaacctagattagtgctaacataacactaactaactctgttagttagttgttacactgacatgtgggtcccagccgtcaggtttgacctgggctggcgcctttgacctgctgatgtcaccctgacgcaatgctgacgcggTAATTCAATttctggaattattcttatacaggaaattccagaagttGGTCTAAACTTCAAAAAtccatagaaattaatctgtaactccaaatgcaaagatttatatatgaaaaatgatcagaaaaatccaatctttccatctgtaatggtttcatgcatgtcagaacactttaaccttgctttttaagtgaaacaagctaatgcacTTATATGACTTAATATCATGAGTTCTCATTTCAATCTTTGAATAAAATGGACTCAAACCAACCTGTTTTACAATGCATTAGCCAAGACAcaccatattgccatgtcatagaatgcatcatattgttgcatattgccatgtgatgattgtgttccgtggtgtctttcgtggtaggttctgccttcGAGGATACCTTCCAATATCcgactgaagggcagtaccctactactactccatcaggcaagtaACCCCATTGATCATTTTGATACAAACCCATCTTCTTGCTTCTGCTCccgtttactgcattaagacaacgcatttcaaacttctgtgtgttgcggtagttgaacccacttcctctgcatgacctgtcattgccacagtaactagatgaaacccactagcatgtgtaggagttgattgagccatgtttgtgtttcctaccaTGCTATGCTTGCTATGCTTAGAGTCGTGTCAGGTCTGGCTCATCGGGGTGATGAACTAGAGTGAATGGTTGTGTCGGTAATGAGAGTGaagtgttgaacatgatttggtaaaggtatcgatgagaggccatgtaggagtacatggtgggttgtttcattgaggacgtccttaagaactgagatctgtatgcgtgatttaagattcagctactaccacacattgggccctgaaatatgacccgctcgacttactgacccctctcgtcctctgtccaggagttgcaagtagtttctggtgtttgtagttgCTGGAGGCCGTGCGCAGCGCTGAACTTAGGGGTGGGTTGTGATGCGGTAGGCTcatggcccggtgtaccgagtcgcccgtttggtgtctcgggaaccctacacacatcgtttggggccgttgaggacaccccgacCAGATTTCCTtacggatggaacccgaataggcgataaacctagactagagacttgtgtggttagtcaagttgtggtctacacccacgtcggctttcggttgaagtctgccgagcacatgtcgtgtgcagacgctaagtggtggaaacatgtgtgacgaagtacacccctgcagggtataaaactattcaaATAGCTGCATCTGccgtaaaggactacttggtcgcttatgcagttcatagacaagttaatggttactactaaaagattcaagataagtgtgagtaccgcggatggccctctcataggatgacgagggaggatccacggtggagtattgtgatggtgattagtggactcgtgtgcgagaactattttacaagtggtgtctcataggatagcttagccaagagtcaaagatagcttgctgcaataaccccactaTCCTTCTTGAGAATGttgcatgtatagtaggatctgttgtaagacttattgagtacctttgtactcatgtttgcttaattactgttgcAGAAGAGAACACcaccccctccgatgggttttatgtagatctcgacattgatgagtgacttgccacccaggtgatGATTCCGAGCCATGAagggcctatgtagatagacaggcttcgtcaaGCCCTCTTTCTTtctagttgtctgtactcagacaagtttgCTTCCGcgtgtgcttgtatgtttgtatgacttgagtgtcgggtcatgtgacccctacctgtatgaacatgttatgtatggctctccagagcctttaaataaagtactttgaattgtagagttttgttgtgatgccatgttgtatttacacatatcgagcatattgtgtgtatgattgaaatgcttggtatgtgtgggatccgacaatctagttgtttatccttggcagcctctcttatggggaaatgtagtctagtgcttccatgagccatagtagtccgctacagcccggttcaccggagtcctgctagcccagcactactgctccggaataCTTGACTGGCCAGCACAtatttcactttgttcctgtgtctgtcccttcgagaaaatgtcacgtggtgacatccggagtcctgcctagcctgctacagcccgggttctcggagtcctgttagcccagtgctacagcccggattcacacgctgctcaccgacatgctcgatgttgattcatgtatgcctgtccccgtaagtttgTGCCGCtttttgggttcacgactagccatgtcggcccgggttctctgtcatatggatgctagcgacactatcatatacgtgagccaaaaggcgcaaacggtcccgggccatggtaaggcgacacccgtgggagtaccgtgtgtgaggccgcaaagtgatatgaggtgttacaggctagatcagtgtgacttagaatcggggtcctgacactttcaacttagctttctctaggaacacattaaaattcaacggaacaacagcacggaccatttatctacaacaacatagacatgcaaaatactatcaggtactaagttcatgataaattaaagttcaattaatcatattacttaagaactcccacttagatagacatccctctaatcatctaagtgatcacgtgatccatatcaactaaacgatgtccggtcatcacgtgagatggaggagttttcaatggtgaacatcactatgttgatcatatctaatatataattcacgctcgacctttcggtctcagtgttctgaggccatatctgcatatgctaggctcgtcaagtttaacccgattattctgcatgtgcaaaactggcttgcatcTGTTGTATGtaaacgtagagcttatcacacccgaccATCATCTGATGTCTCGggacgacgaactgtagcaatggtgcatactcatggagaacacttgtaccttgaaatttagtgagagatcatcttattatgctaccgccatactaagaaaaataagatgcataaaggataaacatcacatgcaatcaatataagtgatatgatatggccatcatcatcttgtgcctttgatctccatctctaaagcaccgtcatgatcaccatcgtcaccggcttgacaccttgatctccatcgaagcatcgttgtcgtctcaccaactattgcttctatgactatcactaccgcttagtgataaagtaaagcaattacatggtgattgcatttcatacaataaagcgacaaccatatggctcttgccagttgccgataactgttacaaaacatgatcatctcatacaacaatatatatcatcacgtcttgaccatatcacatcacagcaagccctgcaaaaataagttagacgtcatctactttgttgttgcaagttttacgtggctgctacgggcttctagcaagaaccgttcttacctacgcatcaaaaccacaacgatttttcatcaagtttgttgttttaaccttcaacaaggaccgggcgtagtcacactcgattcaactaaagttggagaaaccgacacccactagccacatgtgtgcgaagcacggcggtagaaccagtctcatgaacgcggtcatgtaatgtcggtctgggccgcttcatccaacaataccgtcgaatcaaagtatgaaatgctggtaggcagtatgactattattgcccacaactttttgtgttctactcgtgcatataacatctacgcatagacctggctcggatgccactgttggggaacgtaatatttcaaaaaaatcctacgatcacgcaatatctatctaggagaagcatagcaacgagcggggagagtgtgtctacgtaccctcgcagaccgaaagcggaagcattaagtaacgcggttgatgtagttgaacgtctttgAGATCCAACCGATCAACTACCGAACGCACACACCTCTGTGATCTGCACACATCCCTttaactctagatccagctgaggctgagggagagtttcgtcagcacgacggcgtgttgacggtgatgatgaagttaacgatgcagggcttcgcctaagcactacgacaatatgacctaggtggaaatctgtggagggggcaccgcacacggctaagaaatcaacttgtgtgtctatggggtgcacTCCTTCCCCGTATATAagggagtggaggagggggccgccggcctcATAGGACGCGCCCCAAGGGGGGGGAcatactcctagtaggagtaggttcccccctttcctagtccaactatgAAGGgggggaaggggaagagggagagaaggaaagcccCCCCCCCAATTCGGATTGTTCTTGGGGGCCGCATGCCTCccacttggccgcctcctcctctcttccactaaagcccatgtaggcccaataaccccccgggaggttccggtaaccccccggtactctggtaaatacccgatacacctcggaaccattccggtgtccgaatatagtcatccaatatatcaatctttatgtctcgaccattttgagactcttcgtcatgtccgtgatctcatccgggacaccgaactaccttcggtacatcaaaacacataaactcataataccgatctcatcgaacgttaagcgtgtggaccctacgggttccagaactatgtagacatggccgagactcatctccggtcaataaccaatagcagaacctggatgctcatattggttcctacatattctacgaagatctttatcggtcaaaccgcataacgacatacgttgttccctttgtcatcggtatgttacttgcccgagattcgatcgtcggtgtcatcatacctagttcaatctcgttaccagtaAGTATCTTTACTCgctctgtaatgcatcatcccgtaactaactcattagttacattgcttgcaaggcttatagtgatgtgtattaccgagagggcccaaagatacctctccagcaatcggagtgacaaatcctaatctcgatctatgccaactcaacaaacaccatcggagacacttgtagagcatctttatgatcacccagttacgttgtgacgtttgatagcacactaagtgttcctccggtattcgggagttgcataatctcatagtcatagaaacgtgtataagttatgaagacagcaatagcaataaactaaacaatcatagtgctaaactaacggatgggtcaacaatcacatcattctctaatgatgtgatcccgttcatcaaatgacgactcatgtctatggctaggaaacttaaccatctttgattaacgagctagtcaagtagaggcatactagtaacactctgtttgtctatgtattcacacatgtacttccggttaatacaattctagcatgaataataaacatttatcatgatataaggaaatataaataacaaatttattattgtctctagggcatatttccttcatcagtCGCCCCTCGCATGTCTGTCAGAAGCCTTCTCCAACAGCGGCGGTGTAGTGTCAAAAACGGTGGCGGTGGCGCACGGCCACATTGTCCCTTGCACCGAGTAGCACGATGGCGTGTGCGGTGCTTGGTTCGCAACGGCGACAACATGTGTACAGTGGCGCCCCATGCAGGTCGAGAATGAGTAAAAAAATGAGGGACAAAATACAAGAGGACGGGAATGGGGTCGCCCTAGGTATTTCTAGGACACATTGTACGTGGGGTCCACAGGGGACGCGTGATAACCAAGGGAGGCGAGCGATGCGAGCGACAAAATCAAATGGCTGAAAGGAAGTGGTTTCCTATTTATTGAATAATAATATTATATCAAGGATATATGAATATAACGAGCATGTACCCGACATCTGCTTAACTAAGATGTACAACCAAAAATGCACAAACTTAGGCAACACGTTGACAAAGGGTACAATCACACAAAAACAAAGCAATTCCAaaggaggagaggggaaaggcatGTATGAAGACTATGCTGCCACCCATAAGGGGTTAAAACTTTCTTGGACACCTGCTCCAAACACATACACAATGTTGTAAACAAATGTTGGTGTTCTTGTCATTGTAGAATAGACCATGAACGAAGCTAGTGTGTATTGTGTATATCGATAGATAATCTTGCAATGGAAATGAATTTTTACAATTAAAAATCATATCATTACTACATTGTTATAATGGCCAAATCTACGTTGACGCTCTCACCCTTATGAGCACGCTAAACTTGCATGGTATACCATGAAGCCAGTGACCAAGCACATTCGCTACAGTGCGTGGCAGATAGAAGTTAGATGCAACTTGGATGACTGACTATGTAGCGCGCAAATCTGCATTGCAAGCAAATATATTTTATTATCTCGTTACTTTGATAAAACAACATGTTTTTCTTCCATGCCAATTGCGATGAACGATGTTGTCGTTAGTTAGGATCACACATTGACGAAGGTACCAAAATAATCTTGATTTTTAATGATACTTTTGACTTCCAAATTGTTTATTTATTATAGTCAACGGAGAAAACCACTTTGAGCTAGATTCTAGTGAAATCCATCGTGCTCATGACTTATTTAACTATATCACTTTCGTTTCGAGCAATATGGTAAATGGTTGGATATTAACTCGGAGGGTGGCATTTCTCGCTCGCTTGTCCTCCCAAAAACGAATTCCCAAGCGATGTCCAGAAGGATGCCCAAGAAGAAAAACCATTATGGTGGAGGCATGAGAGGGATTAGTCCACCCATGAGCTATGAACTCTCCTTTCCTCCTAGTCAATTGTGGACCCTTGGACCAAAGATTTGCATGACACCATCACAATAGTCGCATGTATATTTTTATGATAGTGTGACAACCTTGGGTTACCAGTGGACACTAGGCATGAGTTTTACACAGATTCGAGCCCTCACGCTAAAAGTAACAAATCCTTTTCATGCTTATATGGGATTATACACAGAGGGGTTGCAATGGAAACGTACAAAGGAGTGTTAGGCGAGTTGGATGTCAAGTTGCCCTGTTTGGagattgtagcgacccgacctcaaatggtcaagtctctatgcttcagtgtcatccctggattggtactGCTGACACACagagtactcgaaggatttataacagagtagcaatcacaaacttattacatcaaatgtctccaaaagagaacttattataataaatatggcttaaggccatctaatacgataacagcggaaggcttggaagataaagtgagtccatcaactccaacgacatagttgagcagcacggcaacgacctagcgaaccttactcctcgtctgaaaagtctgcaacttgatatgttgcagcccaaaaacgggtcagcacatgaaatatgctggcaatgtaacacagtagagcaatgaacagaaataatactaacactatatgcatatttggctggtggaggctgtatggttataatgtttttgcgaaaagccaaattttttcctacaacaaaggaatacgTTTTAtttttactatcatggtagttgaaacatcattgagaaggttcctccaactcaatcccaattaaagtagttcattaacccaacaaattaatttagagtgatgagatataataggaaaatccaagtactagatactcaagatgtccataaccggggacacgactaaccatgattagattgtacactctgcagaggtttgtgcacttttccccacaagactcgatctcctccattggatttctcgcactacatgatgtttgagaaacggatgatcgagacacagtctttcagaagcatttactctttactctggatggacagttacacctactttccctctacatctactagcccaccactgaaagaggtcacacaacttactcatactatgccagagcccataatggcttgtggctgcacatggaagtttctagcatgaataatcttaagatccctttgagcctgggtggcggaccataggatgatcacacggatactccgggatatcctaggacaacactggattctccaggtgcccaaacaagcaatccatccagatgtgtattaaagttgccaccttaagttgaaccattaattatcaatctcacatctgtcatggatacactcaaacccaatccacgtctacgagcatagcatagcaatataagcaacgtagaggtaactcccgagggtttgataataaaacaggtaataggttctacctcatcatctacttcccaaacccacaagtcaatcacatcctaatcatgcagtgtttgaggattggaactaatgcataaaaactgggtaataaagggttatgatcaaagtgttacttgccttgctaatcatccgtgaaacctagagactcgtagtagcacgcttcgcactccgggtgttctatcgcagacaaacaatagcatacataagcaatcaaacaaagatgcacgggtaaattcaaataagagatctaatcagaaagttcaacttaagaactccagtttgcaaaaagaatcaaatcaaacggagcaacgaaacacaaactgcgaaagaaacaagatccgattactaatctggactaaagtcaaattttacagtaccaaaatcttgttcaagttgattaaacggaaagagggcttcgagacgaagatctaggcgcttgaatcgcctgattgctataaacgagcgaaaaaaaaactaaaacaaaaatcgcatcagaaatcgcgatcgaaaataatcgcgaaaaacctaagaaaaacaaaaacggacgaacaggctaacgaacgaacgttcgttgtctgtgactaacgggcgaaaaccgttcgttaaaacgaacgtacggacgaacgtccgctgaataaactaaaccgagaaaaccaTCGAATCGGTCTAAAAACGTAACTagggtttttttaaaaaaaccaaCGGTTTTTACCTAAACCGAACGGCGAGATTCGAACtccggcgcggctccggcggcttCCGGCGAGCGGGCGACGGCGGGGTGcagcgcggggcggcggagggcggcgcggCAGGGGCTTGACGGCGACGCAACAGtaggcggcgtgcggcggcggcgcgaggcggcgggcggcggggctggcggctggcggcggcgacTTGGGGCTCCAAGGGGGCCCCTGGTCCGGCTTTCAAAGGGGGAGGGGAGGCGGCTTGTGGCTCGGACTCCCtcgaggagtccggctcggagacgacggcggcgcggggctagCTGGGCCAGCTGAGCCGCGGCCCAGTTCGATCCGGCGGGATTCCTCTTTTTTTTAACATAGTCCGCCGAAAAGAAATccttgaaaaaaaataaaaaaatctaaaaataccaaaacaaattttcaccatctaaatagaatatttagaacaaggtgaacattttcttggcctaaaatgcaatttttgaaaaatgcatattttttcctatgcaaataaaaatagcaataaaatccgaataaagtCAAAagttgattttaatatttttcctccaatatttcgtttattttggagaagtcatattatctcctctcatatattttaatatgaaatattttcggagagaaaaataataaaacaaatgatccttgtttcgatatttgataaaattcaaatatgaaaaccatgaaatccccaactctctccgagagtccttgagttgcttagaattttaagcatcgcgaaacgaaatgcaaataaaatatgatatgcatgaatgacctacgtataacattccaaattgaaaatttgggatgttacagagaTGGACGGTTTCGACTTTATGTCTAGATTGAATCTACTATAATCTAGGGCTTCTAGAGATCTTTGTCCGACTGAAGATGGTGCTCTGTCTTGAGGGCACAAATTTATATAATAGTGTTGGTCAGTGGCTTCCTTCCCTCCATCTTGGTCATCTTGCACGTATGTCCTGGACTCCTCCATTTCTGGTAGTAATATGACTCCTTTTAGGAAAATCAGGGATGGCACATTTAAAGGAGTCAATGGCCCAGGCATGTCCCCCTGTATCGTACATGGGCAATTACGGCACAAAACATAGTACGTGCGGCACAAGAACATAATGAAAGCCACTTCCCCTTGACACATTGTAACGAGTGGTCACCTAAGGAGGGGATGTCGAATGTGGAAGAAGACTGAAGGAACCGCCAGCATCTAAAGAAAGCGATGATTTTGATGGTGACCTACTTACCGTATCAAACAAGCAATCCGATGAAGCATGGATTTTGGATACACTAAGCTCTTATCATGTCACACCTAAACAAAAGAGTGCTTAATTTCCTACAAGTTTGGTGATCTTAGAGATGTCTATCAAGACGACGATGTGCCATGGTGCATTGGAGATATCAAGATCGAGATCAAAGACGGTGTTGAACATGTGCTCAATAATGTTAGAGATGTGCGAAAGGCTCGGAGGAATCTAAGTTCGCTTGACGAACTCCATGGAAATGGTTATGTCCAAAGGTGGACAGGGACAAGAAGACCATGAGGATCAAGAAGGACAAGAAGCTTGTGGATGGGAAAGAGGACCGAGAACAACCTGTACAAGGTGCGAACAACCATCGTTGAGAGTTGAGGAGAAGCCAAGTGTGGTGATATATTATCAATCAAGGGATTGGCGGCCGGCTCATGTGAGTGAGCAAACAAGAGAAGAGCCGAGTCTAACCATGCATGTGTTTTCAAGCAAAATGGTGATTTCAAGATGGCAAAGGACATATTCGTTAGGATGCAGTTTGTTGAATGAGTGTATAGATCTACTATAAGACTTGGTGTATGTGGAGAGTTAAGTGTTTGAGTCAAATACGTGTAGTCCATAAGATGTTACGGGATAGGCAAAATGGCTAGACGAAGATGGTAGACTAGATACAAGATCTAGAAGGAACCATGGTAGGATGGTCGAGATGCACCTGGTCTTAGCGGGGCTTTGGTTGATCCGTACTATAACGATTTAGTACATGAAAGTAGCGCTAATAGCCATGTCTTGGGATAAACAATGTTCAATGAACCTCATTAATAAGTAGTATATTCTCTCCATCTATTTTTGCAAAGGTGTGGCTAGGTCTACGTCGACTGAGACCAAGTCTCAGTCAAgtgatatactccctccgtttcgaTTTACTTGTCGCAggaatggatgtatctagatgtattttagttctagatacatccatttctgtgaCGAGTAATTTGAAACGAAGAGAGTAGTATGTAAGAAgaaaaaaaactggaaaaaattTGCTTTTTATGAATCTTCATGCAAAATCAAAGAAAGATAGCATCGGTTGAGACATAATGAAGCCTCAGTCAATTGAGACTTACCAAAACTGTTTTTGCAATGATTTGATCACGTAAAATCTAGACCGGAGGACAGCGAAAGGAGACGGTCGCTGTTCAGTGCATTCCCATCGCATACACCTATTAGACACATGCATTATGCTTAATCTGTCTTTGGTGGCCAACAATCATTGACTAACTTCTTCTTAGCTTTGCAAGAGAACGCGCGAAAAGAGCATCATGAAAGTAATATCGTACGAGCCGAATCCAAACAACGCGAATGTTCATCTCATCGTGTCATACCACCCAACTATTCCCCCTTTCAACATACACCTACGAGAAGGGAACCGGATTCTCCTCCCTCCAATCAGGCGGTGCAAAGAGCTAATGGAAGTACGGCGCGATGGAGAACCTCATTCCTCGCCGGCCGGCCCGCCGACTTCAAGCGCTCAGGGTGGGAGTCAGACGATGGCGCAGGCGTTGGGGTTCTCCTCGCTGAAGATGGTGGTGAGGCGGTTGGCGTCGGTGGCCATGCTGTAGATGCCCTCGCGCACCGGCGTCGGGTAGCTGTACCGGTACTCGCCGGAGAAGTACTCGTGCCGCCTCGGCGTCGCCTCCCACCTCGGCAGCGGCGACGGCGTGTACCTCAGGTACCCCGGCGGCCCGCGGCCCTGCTGGCCGTGGTGTCCCGGCGCGCCGCTGCCCGGGTTGCCGTTCGGCGCGTGCTCCGGCTGCTGTTCTTGTTGCTGCTGTTGCTCCTGGTGttcttgctgctgctgctgcgacggtggtggtggtggctCGGGGCCGAACCGGACGCGGCGCGGCGGCTTCTTCTTGCCTCGCTTCGGCTGCCTCGGCTGctgctcgggcggcggcgcgcctTCCTC containing:
- the LOC125514334 gene encoding basic proline-rich protein-like, whose product is MGCYPLRVIVSKALGKCNGRERWMEDQRMDYAMAYPPGPHPETLYMRPVARTVAFSGTNSVNMIPPNPPPPQQQQQHPEPQPQAPPPQSQAPPPQHEPQPQPEQPAPAPEEGAPPPEQQPRQPKRGKKKPPRRVRFGPEPPPPPSQQQQQEHQEQQQQQEQQPEHAPNGNPGSGAPGHHGQQGRGPPGYLRYTPSPLPRWEATPRRHEYFSGEYRYSYPTPVREGIYSMATDANRLTTIFSEENPNACAIV